In one window of Campylobacter hepaticus DNA:
- a CDS encoding biotin-dependent carboxyltransferase family protein → MGNLLLGNDENAAALEVCLMGPVLEFNEKSYISITGDKTTPIVNGERKNTYSVIEIPKGGRLSFDYLYGGARIYICVKGGIDVPIVMGSRSTYPLGGIGGFKGRKLESGDILPIGDFNFNPKLNQSIPEEFHLNLKDEGNLRVVPGLQDYKLTQESFEGLFDDVFNVSSQADRTGYRFKGGKKLHYKDLPQPFGAGSDLSNIPDACYPVGSMQAPGGNEPIILLRDAPSGEGFAMYCTVISCDMDKLGQLPPRHKVKFKKISIEEAYEARKQYQAKLQKVKDLLGY, encoded by the coding sequence ATAGGCAATTTACTTTTAGGAAATGATGAAAATGCAGCTGCATTAGAAGTTTGCTTAATGGGACCTGTTTTAGAATTTAATGAAAAAAGCTATATAAGTATTACAGGGGATAAAACCACCCCCATAGTAAATGGAGAAAGAAAAAATACTTATAGTGTTATAGAGATTCCAAAAGGAGGAAGGTTAAGTTTTGACTATTTATATGGAGGAGCTAGAATTTATATTTGTGTTAAAGGTGGTATTGATGTTCCTATTGTAATGGGATCAAGATCAACCTATCCTTTAGGTGGTATAGGTGGTTTTAAAGGAAGAAAATTAGAATCAGGAGATATATTACCTATAGGTGATTTCAATTTTAACCCTAAACTTAATCAAAGTATACCTGAAGAATTCCACCTCAATTTAAAAGATGAAGGAAATTTAAGAGTGGTTCCTGGTTTACAAGATTATAAATTAACCCAAGAATCATTTGAAGGATTATTTGACGATGTTTTTAACGTATCAAGCCAAGCAGATAGAACAGGATATCGTTTTAAAGGAGGTAAAAAATTACATTACAAAGATCTTCCTCAACCTTTTGGAGCAGGAAGTGATTTAAGCAATATTCCTGATGCTTGTTATCCTGTAGGCTCAATGCAAGCTCCAGGAGGTAATGAACCTATTATTTTATTACGTGATGCACCTAGTGGAGAAGGTTTTGCTATGTATTGTACTGTAATTAGTTGTGATATGGATAAATTAGGACAACTACCTCCTAGACATAAAGTCAAATTTAAAAAAATAAGCATAGAAGAAGCTTATGAAGCAAGAAAACAATATCAAGCTAAATTACAAAAAGTAAAAGATCTTTTGGGATATTAA
- a CDS encoding purine-cytosine permease family protein, with amino-acid sequence MAAISHNQNDLLHGHSTDESTCIIKDDQKSSRFSLMMAWFGVCSALFYIVVGVAMAQTYGTKNALIGLIITVVAYSIVNGIISQYAIKTGLFVALFSRVLFGHTGAALATFIFFATAIYYAVFEGSVIAIALHHQFSSLPYWIAAFFVVLYSVPLIFGSVQHWLDKFNGILLPLYIVGLIGAVIYATMYYGYSNAWFSMGPKEIPEYGWWNASVYYMDVWILMMFTFDFARFGKKEDLKFHSLITFGIPFYLITFVLSALAGIYLVLIVPTQTTSEIAVAFVFIDLMGVLGLIFVWITQTRINTANYFLATTNMQAFFEEILKINLSKYVWAIFVGITVFLLMLLDVFSYLLQALAYQGIFVVSWVAIALAHILNPK; translated from the coding sequence ATGGCAGCGATTAGTCATAATCAAAATGATTTATTACACGGACATTCAACAGATGAGTCAACATGCATTATTAAAGATGATCAAAAATCTTCAAGATTTTCTTTAATGATGGCTTGGTTTGGAGTATGTAGTGCTTTGTTTTATATTGTTGTTGGTGTAGCAATGGCACAAACATATGGAACTAAAAATGCACTTATTGGTTTAATCATCACAGTGGTAGCTTATTCTATAGTTAATGGTATTATTTCACAATATGCTATAAAAACAGGATTATTTGTAGCTCTTTTTTCAAGAGTTTTGTTTGGACATACAGGAGCTGCCTTGGCTACTTTTATATTTTTTGCAACAGCGATTTATTATGCTGTATTTGAGGGTTCTGTCATTGCTATTGCCTTGCACCATCAATTTTCTTCTCTTCCTTATTGGATTGCTGCATTTTTTGTTGTTCTTTATAGTGTACCACTTATTTTTGGTTCTGTGCAGCATTGGTTAGATAAATTTAATGGAATTTTACTTCCTTTATACATTGTTGGATTAATAGGTGCAGTCATTTATGCAACAATGTATTATGGATATAGTAATGCTTGGTTTAGTATGGGTCCAAAAGAAATACCTGAATATGGATGGTGGAATGCATCTGTATATTATATGGATGTTTGGATTTTGATGATGTTTACTTTTGATTTTGCACGTTTTGGAAAAAAAGAAGATTTAAAATTTCATTCTCTTATCACTTTTGGGATCCCTTTTTATTTGATTACTTTTGTTTTATCGGCTTTAGCGGGTATATATCTTGTTTTAATTGTTCCTACACAAACTACTAGTGAAATAGCAGTAGCATTTGTGTTTATTGATCTTATGGGTGTATTAGGTCTCATTTTTGTATGGATTACACAAACAAGAATTAATACGGCTAATTATTTTTTAGCCACAACAAATATGCAAGCATTTTTTGAAGAAATTTTAAAAATTAATCTTTCAAAGTATGTATGGGCAATTTTTGTTGGTATTACTGTTTTTCTTTTGATGCTTCTTGATGTATTTTCTTATCTTTTACAAGCCTTAGCTTATCAAGGTATTTTTGTTGTTTCTTGGGTAGCTATTGCACTTGCACATATTTTAAATCCTAAATAG